One window of Enterobacter sp. RHBSTW-00175 genomic DNA carries:
- the rihA gene encoding pyrimidine-specific ribonucleoside hydrolase RihA: MALPIILDCDPGHDDAIALVLALASPELDLKAVTSSAGNQTPDKTLRNVLRMLTLLKRTDIPVAGGAVKPLMRELIIADNVHGESGLDGPALPEPGFAPQNCTAVELMAKVLRESAEPVTLVATGPQTNVALLLNGHPELHKKISRIVIMGGAMGLGNWTPAAEFNIFVDPEAAEIVFQSGLPIVMAGLDVTHRAQIMLEDTERFRAIGNPVATTVAELLDFFLEYHKDEKWGFQGAPLHDPCTIAWLLKPEMFTTVERWVGVETAGKYTQGMTVVDYYSLTGNKPNTTLMVDIDREAFVNLLAERLAYFSAA; this comes from the coding sequence ATGGCACTGCCAATCATTCTCGATTGCGATCCAGGTCATGATGACGCGATCGCCCTCGTCCTTGCTCTTGCCTCCCCTGAACTGGACTTAAAAGCTGTCACCTCGTCGGCCGGAAACCAGACCCCGGATAAAACCCTGCGTAACGTGCTGCGGATGCTCACGCTGTTAAAACGCACGGATATTCCAGTGGCAGGCGGTGCAGTTAAGCCGCTGATGCGCGAGTTGATCATTGCCGACAATGTGCACGGTGAATCAGGGCTTGACGGCCCGGCACTGCCAGAACCAGGATTTGCACCGCAAAACTGCACGGCCGTTGAGCTGATGGCAAAGGTACTGCGTGAAAGTGCTGAACCCGTCACGCTGGTGGCAACCGGCCCGCAAACCAACGTCGCGCTGCTCTTAAACGGCCACCCGGAACTGCATAAGAAAATCTCCCGCATTGTGATTATGGGAGGTGCGATGGGGCTTGGTAACTGGACGCCTGCGGCGGAGTTCAACATCTTTGTCGACCCGGAAGCAGCAGAGATTGTCTTCCAGTCGGGTTTACCGATTGTGATGGCGGGGCTGGATGTTACCCACCGGGCGCAGATTATGCTGGAAGATACAGAGCGTTTTCGTGCCATTGGTAACCCTGTCGCCACAACCGTGGCTGAGCTGCTCGACTTCTTCCTTGAGTACCACAAAGACGAAAAATGGGGATTCCAGGGAGCGCCACTGCACGACCCTTGCACCATTGCCTGGCTGCTGAAGCCTGAGATGTTCACTACTGTGGAACGCTGGGTGGGCGTGGAAACTGCGGGGAAATATACTCAGGGGATGACGGTGGTAGATTACTATTCGCTGACCGGAAATAAACCGAATACGACACTGATGGTGGATATCGATCGGGAAGCGTTTGTGAATTTGCTGGCGGAGAGGCTGGCTTATTTTTCTGCGGCCTGA